Proteins co-encoded in one Haloarcula sp. DT43 genomic window:
- the trpA gene encoding tryptophan synthase subunit alpha, which produces MGLERAFADEPAFVPYLAAGDPNYEASLEYVEALARGGADVIELGLPFSEPIAEGKTIQNAIVRSLEAGMTPDRFFEFVEDLDVDVPLVCMTYYNLIYQYGADEGPRPFVEKAAAVGIEGLVVPDLPAEEAGPLRRACDEFGLDLVFIVAPTTRGDRLERMLEQVSGYVYVQARLGVTGAREDVDDATEESLARLSDWDVPKAVGFGIKTGDHAERIVAAGADGVIVGSALVDIVAEGHENGDSVEAVADRLEAKASELKDGALRGASEQPQPERT; this is translated from the coding sequence ATGGGGCTGGAACGCGCCTTCGCCGACGAGCCCGCGTTCGTCCCCTATCTCGCGGCCGGCGACCCGAACTACGAGGCGTCACTCGAGTACGTCGAGGCGCTGGCCCGCGGCGGGGCGGACGTCATCGAACTCGGCCTGCCCTTCTCCGAGCCCATCGCGGAGGGCAAGACCATCCAGAACGCCATCGTCCGCTCGCTGGAGGCCGGGATGACGCCCGACCGCTTCTTCGAGTTCGTCGAGGACCTCGACGTGGACGTGCCGCTGGTGTGTATGACCTACTACAATCTCATCTATCAGTATGGCGCGGACGAGGGGCCGCGGCCGTTCGTCGAGAAAGCCGCCGCGGTCGGCATCGAGGGCCTCGTCGTCCCGGACCTCCCGGCCGAGGAGGCCGGACCGCTGCGCCGGGCCTGCGACGAGTTCGGCCTCGATTTGGTGTTCATCGTCGCGCCGACGACGAGAGGCGACCGGCTCGAACGGATGCTCGAACAGGTGTCCGGCTACGTCTACGTCCAGGCGCGCCTTGGCGTCACCGGCGCGCGCGAGGACGTGGACGACGCCACCGAGGAGTCGCTGGCCCGGCTGTCCGACTGGGACGTGCCGAAGGCGGTCGGGTTCGGCATCAAGACGGGCGACCACGCCGAACGCATCGTCGCCGCCGGTGCTGACGGCGTCATCGTCGGCTCCGCGCTGGTCGACATCGTCGCCGAGGGCCACGAGAACGGGGACTCCGTCGAAGCGGTCGCGGACCGGCTCGAAGCGAAGGCCAGCGAACTCAAAGACGGGGCGCTCCGGGGGGCGTCAGAACAACCGCAACCGGAACGCACATAA
- a CDS encoding transcription initiation factor IIB, with protein sequence MSEHTRTRQQREEQTTESTESESTACPECSGSLVIDDEHGETVCEDCGLVVESDEIDRGPEWRAFDSSEKDEKSRVGAPTTNMMHDKGLSTNIDWRDKDAYGNSLSGKQRQKMQRLRKWNERFRTRDSKERNLKQALGEIDRMASALGLPENVRETASVIYRRALDEDLLPGRSIEGVSTASVYAAARQAGVPRSLDEITEVSRVEKSEIARTYRYVVRELSLEVRPADPESYVPRFASSLELSDEAEHRARQLLQNAKEQGVHSGKSPVGLAAAAVYAAALLTNEKTTQAAVSEVADISEVTIRNRYHELLEAEQDLPVA encoded by the coding sequence ATGAGTGAACACACACGGACGCGACAGCAGCGTGAGGAACAGACGACGGAGTCGACGGAATCGGAGAGCACGGCGTGCCCGGAGTGCAGTGGCTCGCTCGTCATCGACGACGAACACGGTGAGACCGTCTGTGAGGACTGTGGGCTGGTCGTCGAGTCCGACGAAATCGACCGCGGCCCCGAGTGGCGTGCGTTCGACTCCAGCGAGAAAGACGAGAAGTCCCGCGTCGGCGCGCCGACGACGAACATGATGCACGACAAGGGCCTCTCGACGAACATCGACTGGCGCGACAAGGACGCCTACGGCAACTCCCTGTCGGGCAAACAGCGCCAGAAGATGCAGCGCCTTCGCAAGTGGAACGAGCGGTTCCGGACGCGGGACTCCAAGGAGCGCAACCTCAAGCAGGCCCTGGGCGAAATCGACCGCATGGCCTCCGCCCTCGGTCTACCCGAGAACGTCCGCGAGACCGCGAGCGTCATCTACCGGCGCGCGCTCGACGAGGACCTGCTGCCCGGTCGCTCCATCGAGGGCGTCTCGACGGCGTCGGTCTACGCCGCCGCACGGCAGGCCGGCGTCCCGCGGAGCCTCGACGAGATTACCGAGGTCTCCCGGGTCGAGAAAAGCGAAATCGCCCGCACCTACCGCTACGTCGTCCGCGAACTCTCGCTCGAAGTCCGGCCCGCCGACCCCGAGAGCTACGTCCCGCGCTTTGCCTCCTCGCTGGAGCTGTCCGACGAGGCCGAACACCGCGCCCGCCAACTGCTCCAGAACGCCAAGGAACAGGGCGTCCACTCCGGGAAGTCGCCGGTCGGCCTCGCCGCCGCCGCCGTCTACGCCGCCGCGCTGTTAACGAACGAGAAGACCACCCAGGCCGCCGTCTCCGAAGTCGCCGACATCTCCGAGGTCACTATCCGCAACCGCTACCACGAACTGCTGGAGGCCGAGCAGGACCTCCCCGTCGCGTAA
- a CDS encoding flippase-like domain-containing protein — protein sequence MTAVEVSVVLPAYNEEDTIERTVSTTVGTLASFLPEDAFEVIVAEDGCSDRTPEIAARLAAEDSRVRHVHSDQRRGRGGALEYAFERADGDTLVYFDTDLATDMSHLQELVDAVRVDGYDVATGSRWLPENRADRPAKRGVPSFGYNTLVRTLLRSDLRDHQCGFKAFDRGALETLLPLVQDDHWFWDTELLVKAQRNGYRVKEFPVNWTPKGDSKVDIVRDVFGMGSQILRTFWELSVSPRITREVSLGAGTMLVVVALLLMTQYLDPDRVLAEMAGAAPETVALSAVVYAVSWPLRGIRYRDILSSMGYRERWGFLTGAIFVSQTGNLVFPARAGDAVRAYIVKARRSIPYPSGFASLAVERVFDLLTITLLAGVVMVGLAVTGSAGQLVTALTGNAVGGDAASSGRTAVAVAAAVGLAAIGAVAAIVASARSDRNLVRAVIGRLSSDSYADYVAGVVEGFVGDVQTVAADGSAFARVGAGSLLIWTLDVITALIVFEAFGYGLTPSLVAVGFFAVSVGNLAKVLPLTPGGVGLYEGAFTVIVASLTPVGVAAAIGVAIVDHAVKNVVTIIGGVASMAWLNVSLTTAVEESQSADAIEPETND from the coding sequence ATGACTGCGGTCGAGGTGAGCGTCGTTCTCCCCGCCTACAACGAGGAAGACACCATCGAGCGGACGGTGTCGACGACGGTCGGGACGCTCGCCTCGTTTCTCCCCGAGGACGCGTTCGAGGTCATCGTCGCGGAGGACGGTTGCTCGGACCGCACGCCGGAGATAGCGGCACGACTCGCGGCCGAGGACAGTCGGGTCAGGCACGTCCACAGCGACCAGCGACGCGGCCGCGGCGGCGCGTTAGAGTACGCCTTCGAGCGGGCCGACGGCGACACGCTGGTGTATTTCGATACCGACCTGGCGACGGACATGTCGCACCTGCAGGAGCTCGTCGACGCCGTCCGCGTCGACGGCTACGACGTGGCGACGGGGTCGCGCTGGCTGCCCGAGAACCGCGCCGACAGACCCGCGAAGCGGGGGGTTCCGAGCTTCGGCTACAACACGCTCGTCCGGACGCTCCTCCGCTCCGACCTCAGGGACCACCAGTGCGGCTTCAAGGCCTTCGACCGGGGGGCGCTGGAGACGCTGTTGCCCCTCGTCCAGGACGACCACTGGTTCTGGGACACGGAACTGCTCGTGAAGGCCCAGCGCAACGGCTACCGGGTGAAGGAGTTCCCCGTGAACTGGACGCCCAAGGGCGACTCGAAGGTCGACATCGTCCGGGACGTGTTCGGCATGGGCAGCCAGATACTCCGGACGTTCTGGGAGCTGTCGGTCAGCCCACGGATTACTCGTGAGGTGTCGCTGGGCGCGGGCACGATGCTCGTCGTCGTCGCCCTCCTGTTGATGACGCAGTACCTCGACCCCGACCGCGTCCTCGCGGAGATGGCCGGCGCAGCCCCGGAGACCGTCGCACTGAGCGCCGTCGTCTACGCCGTCTCGTGGCCGCTCCGGGGCATCCGTTACCGGGACATCCTCTCGTCGATGGGGTATCGGGAGCGGTGGGGCTTCCTGACGGGCGCGATATTCGTCAGCCAGACCGGAAACCTCGTGTTCCCGGCGCGGGCCGGCGACGCCGTCCGGGCCTACATCGTGAAGGCCCGCCGCTCGATTCCGTACCCCTCCGGCTTCGCGTCGCTGGCCGTCGAGCGAGTCTTCGACCTGCTTACCATCACGCTGCTCGCCGGCGTCGTCATGGTCGGGCTGGCGGTGACCGGGTCGGCCGGGCAGCTGGTGACCGCGCTGACCGGGAACGCGGTCGGCGGCGACGCGGCCAGCAGCGGGCGGACCGCCGTCGCCGTCGCGGCCGCCGTCGGTCTCGCGGCAATCGGGGCGGTGGCGGCTATCGTCGCCAGCGCCCGCAGCGACCGGAACCTCGTCCGGGCGGTCATCGGCCGGCTGAGCAGCGACTCCTACGCCGACTACGTCGCCGGCGTCGTCGAGGGGTTCGTCGGCGACGTGCAGACGGTCGCCGCCGACGGCTCCGCGTTCGCCCGCGTCGGCGCGGGGAGCCTCCTCATCTGGACGCTCGACGTGATAACGGCGCTCATCGTCTTCGAGGCCTTCGGCTACGGCCTGACGCCGTCGCTGGTCGCCGTTGGCTTTTTCGCGGTCAGCGTCGGGAACCTCGCCAAGGTCCTGCCGCTGACGCCCGGCGGGGTCGGGCTCTACGAGGGCGCGTTCACCGTCATCGTCGCGTCGCTGACGCCGGTCGGCGTCGCCGCGGCCATCGGCGTCGCAATCGTCGACCACGCCGTCAAGAACGTCGTCACCATCATCGGCGGCGTGGCCTCGATGGCCTGGCTCAACGTCTCGCTGACGACGGCCGTCGAGGAGTCACAGTCCGCCGACGCCATCGAGCCGGAGACGAACGACTGA
- the trpC gene encoding indole-3-glycerol phosphate synthase has product MDDSEEIAPAVQSILDAARERGGGGDRASVSPRPLSDAFDAAAADGRTPVIAEIKPTSPTADGERTDDPVALAQQMVEGGAAALSVLTEPDHFGGSAATLEAVRDAVDVPVLRKDFVLYEEQLDVVEADVILLIVRFLEAEGTDDLADLLAAARERGFQVLVETHTAAEVEKALDAGADIVGVNNRDLAELDVDLGTFEAVAPEVPESVTLIAESGIQTPDDVTRMRDAGADALLVGSAIMDHGAATDVEANTRRLTGAATDAATTTDT; this is encoded by the coding sequence ATGGACGACAGTGAGGAGATAGCCCCAGCGGTTCAGTCGATTCTCGACGCGGCGCGGGAGCGCGGTGGCGGCGGCGACAGGGCGTCGGTGTCGCCCCGGCCGCTGTCGGACGCCTTCGACGCGGCGGCGGCCGACGGGCGGACGCCGGTCATCGCCGAAATCAAGCCCACGAGTCCGACCGCGGACGGCGAGCGGACCGACGACCCGGTCGCCCTCGCACAACAGATGGTCGAGGGCGGCGCGGCGGCGCTGTCGGTGCTGACCGAGCCGGACCACTTCGGCGGGTCGGCGGCGACGCTCGAAGCGGTGCGGGACGCCGTCGACGTGCCCGTCCTGCGCAAGGACTTCGTCCTCTACGAAGAGCAACTGGACGTGGTCGAGGCGGACGTGATACTGCTCATCGTCCGCTTTCTGGAAGCAGAGGGGACCGACGACCTCGCCGACCTCCTCGCGGCGGCGCGCGAGCGGGGCTTTCAGGTCCTCGTGGAGACCCACACCGCCGCGGAGGTCGAGAAAGCGCTCGACGCCGGCGCGGACATCGTCGGCGTCAACAACCGCGACCTCGCCGAACTCGACGTGGACCTCGGGACCTTCGAGGCGGTCGCACCCGAGGTGCCCGAGAGCGTCACCCTCATTGCGGAAAGCGGCATACAGACACCAGACGACGTGACCCGGATGCGCGACGCCGGCGCGGACGCGCTGCTGGTCGGCTCGGCCATCATGGACCACGGCGCGGCGACGGACGTCGAAGCGAACACGCGGCGACTGACAGGCGCGGCAACCGATGCGGCGACGACCACAGACACATGA
- a CDS encoding 2-amino-3,7-dideoxy-D-threo-hept-6-ulosonate synthase, translating to MTAGKRARLDRVGTDDTYVIVPMDHGITMGAVTGLKDIESTIDAVTSGGADAVLTQRGIAGRVHPNKNDAGYIVHLNGSTTIGPDEQDKRVTGTVEDAIRAGADAVSFHINVGSQYEPDQIEDLSELTTEASRYGLPVLAMAYARGPDIDPDNETYNQSVGHAVRLAEELGADIVKTGYTGSAETFQHVVESTSLPVVIAGGSKGTDEETVRMVRGTMDAGAAGVSMGRSIFQHDEPEKIARAVAAVVHDDATTEAALREAGLAVEA from the coding sequence ATGACTGCAGGAAAGCGCGCACGACTCGACCGCGTCGGGACAGACGACACGTACGTCATCGTCCCGATGGACCACGGCATCACAATGGGGGCCGTAACGGGCCTCAAAGACATCGAATCGACCATCGACGCGGTCACCAGCGGCGGCGCGGACGCCGTCCTCACCCAGCGTGGCATCGCCGGGCGCGTCCACCCGAACAAGAACGACGCGGGCTACATCGTCCACCTCAACGGCTCGACCACCATCGGTCCGGACGAACAGGACAAGCGAGTGACTGGCACCGTCGAGGACGCCATCCGCGCCGGGGCCGACGCCGTCTCTTTCCACATCAACGTCGGCAGCCAGTACGAACCCGACCAGATAGAGGACCTCTCCGAGCTGACGACGGAGGCCAGCCGGTACGGCCTGCCGGTGCTGGCGATGGCCTACGCCCGCGGCCCCGACATCGACCCCGACAACGAGACGTACAACCAGTCCGTCGGCCACGCCGTCCGGTTGGCCGAGGAACTCGGCGCGGACATCGTCAAGACGGGCTACACCGGCTCCGCCGAGACGTTCCAGCACGTCGTCGAGTCCACGTCGCTGCCGGTGGTCATCGCCGGCGGCTCGAAGGGGACCGACGAGGAGACCGTCCGGATGGTCCGGGGGACGATGGACGCCGGGGCCGCCGGCGTCTCGATGGGTCGCTCCATCTTCCAGCACGACGAACCGGAGAAAATCGCCCGCGCCGTCGCCGCCGTCGTCCACGACGACGCCACCACCGAGGCGGCGCTCCGCGAGGCCGGACTGGCCGTCGAGGCCTAG
- the trpB gene encoding tryptophan synthase subunit beta, with protein MSTDDAHDPKFGEYGGQYVPEALMPAIEELTDAYQRYVLENEDGFMDEFRERLADFGGRPTPLQYAEQLSARYDTDVYLKREDLLHGGAHKLNNALGQVLLAKYMGKERIIAETGAGQHGTATAMAAAHLDMPCEIYMGETDIARQRPNVFRMRINGSEVNPVTVGRGTLKEAISETMRDWATTVENTHYVIGSVVGPHPFPKMVRDFQAVISEEAREQAIEKTGGLPDSVLACAGGGSNTMGMFAHFVDDSEVDLYAVEAGGSSLQVDEAEGVAPNSATLSTGDEGVLHGARTKLLQDSDGQIMESHSVSAGLDYAGVGPELAHLVDEDRVTPVNVDDDAALEAFHRLSQDEGIIPALETAHAFGYLEQHHDEVGDTVVVNVSGRGDKDLETVIEETSQRDLDIAPDMSLFERVGGGGL; from the coding sequence ATGAGCACTGACGACGCACACGACCCCAAGTTCGGCGAGTACGGTGGACAGTACGTGCCCGAGGCGCTGATGCCAGCCATCGAGGAGCTGACCGACGCCTACCAGCGGTACGTGCTCGAAAACGAGGACGGCTTCATGGACGAGTTCCGGGAGCGGCTGGCCGACTTCGGCGGCCGACCGACCCCCCTGCAGTACGCCGAGCAGCTCTCGGCCCGGTACGACACCGACGTGTATCTCAAGCGCGAGGACCTGCTCCACGGCGGCGCGCACAAGCTCAACAACGCGCTTGGACAGGTCCTGCTGGCGAAGTACATGGGCAAGGAGCGCATCATCGCCGAGACGGGGGCGGGCCAGCACGGCACCGCGACGGCGATGGCGGCGGCCCACCTCGACATGCCCTGTGAAATCTACATGGGCGAGACCGACATCGCGCGCCAGCGCCCCAACGTCTTCCGGATGCGCATCAACGGCTCCGAGGTCAACCCCGTCACGGTCGGCCGCGGCACCCTGAAGGAGGCCATCTCCGAGACGATGCGCGACTGGGCGACCACCGTCGAGAACACCCACTACGTCATCGGGAGCGTCGTCGGCCCGCACCCGTTCCCGAAGATGGTCCGGGACTTCCAGGCGGTCATCTCCGAGGAGGCCCGCGAGCAGGCCATCGAGAAGACCGGTGGACTGCCCGATTCCGTGCTGGCGTGTGCCGGCGGCGGCTCGAACACGATGGGGATGTTCGCACACTTCGTCGACGATTCCGAGGTCGACCTCTACGCCGTCGAGGCCGGCGGCTCCTCGCTGCAGGTCGACGAGGCGGAGGGCGTCGCGCCCAACTCAGCGACGCTCTCGACCGGCGACGAGGGCGTCCTCCACGGCGCGCGCACGAAGCTCCTGCAGGACTCGGACGGCCAGATTATGGAGTCCCACTCCGTGTCTGCGGGGCTGGACTACGCGGGCGTCGGCCCGGAACTGGCCCACCTCGTCGACGAGGACCGGGTCACACCGGTCAACGTCGACGACGACGCCGCGCTGGAGGCGTTCCACCGACTCTCTCAGGACGAGGGCATCATCCCAGCCCTGGAGACGGCCCACGCCTTCGGCTACCTCGAACAGCACCACGACGAGGTCGGCGACACCGTCGTCGTCAACGTCTCCGGCCGCGGCGACAAGGACCTGGAGACGGTCATCGAGGAGACCAGCCAGCGGGACCTCGACATCGCGCCGGACATGTCTCTCTTCGAGCGCGTGGGCGGAGGTGGCCTCTGA
- a CDS encoding P-loop NTPase has translation MVTNHVYTIAGAKGGVGKTTSSINLGTLLAAAGYSTVVVEMDLAMANLVDFLDVDVDTDEDATFHDVLAGDAAVTEAMYETDVGLSIVPSGTTLEGYADTDLDRLPGVVETLRWHHDIVLLDTPAGLSEETVRPLELADDVLLVSTPRVASIRNVSNTNELAERVGAPVRGLILTKSGTGASPGADEIAAFLDVELLGHVPEDDAVPHSQDAGTPVVRNAPNSGAAIAYERISEQLVDTEKASTDATTASTPPNSPVTEDTPVPGKTERQAQGPTAEAIGTTDGGREIDPTDIVAADGDETAPSPADEGGPDGSPTADPPESGEAPAASRTGPDAETESMVEGADLVGPRPPDESTENEERAADTPPSETGESARNADTAQRDTATGSATDAAGETDGDPAGDGAGGLGARMRSLFGL, from the coding sequence ATGGTTACTAACCACGTCTACACGATAGCCGGGGCGAAAGGGGGAGTCGGGAAGACGACGTCCAGCATCAACCTCGGGACGCTGCTGGCGGCGGCCGGGTACTCGACGGTCGTCGTGGAGATGGACCTCGCGATGGCGAACCTCGTCGACTTCCTCGACGTCGACGTCGACACCGACGAGGACGCGACGTTTCACGACGTGCTCGCCGGCGACGCGGCGGTCACGGAGGCGATGTACGAAACCGACGTGGGCCTGTCAATCGTTCCGAGCGGGACCACGCTCGAGGGATACGCGGACACCGACCTCGACCGGCTGCCCGGCGTCGTCGAGACGCTCCGGTGGCACCACGACATCGTCTTGTTAGACACGCCGGCGGGACTGAGCGAGGAGACGGTTCGGCCGCTCGAACTCGCCGACGACGTGTTGCTCGTTTCGACGCCGCGGGTGGCGTCGATACGGAACGTCTCGAACACGAACGAACTCGCCGAGCGGGTCGGGGCACCGGTCCGGGGGCTCATCCTCACGAAATCCGGGACGGGGGCGTCGCCGGGGGCCGACGAAATCGCGGCGTTTCTGGACGTGGAACTGCTGGGCCACGTCCCCGAGGACGACGCCGTCCCGCACTCCCAGGACGCCGGCACGCCCGTCGTCCGGAACGCGCCCAACAGCGGTGCCGCGATTGCCTACGAGCGGATTTCCGAACAGCTCGTCGATACCGAGAAGGCGTCGACCGACGCCACAACCGCGTCGACGCCGCCGAACTCGCCGGTGACGGAGGACACGCCTGTGCCGGGGAAGACGGAACGGCAAGCACAGGGGCCCACAGCCGAGGCCATCGGGACCACGGACGGCGGACGGGAGATTGACCCCACAGACATAGTCGCTGCCGACGGCGACGAGACAGCTCCATCACCGGCCGACGAGGGCGGGCCCGACGGCTCACCGACGGCTGACCCGCCGGAATCCGGTGAGGCACCCGCCGCGTCCCGGACCGGGCCGGACGCCGAAACCGAGTCCATGGTCGAAGGTGCCGACCTGGTCGGCCCCCGACCGCCCGACGAGTCGACAGAGAACGAGGAGCGAGCCGCGGACACACCGCCGTCCGAGACCGGCGAGTCGGCCCGGAACGCCGACACAGCCCAACGCGACACCGCCACTGGCTCGGCGACGGACGCCGCAGGTGAGACGGACGGAGACCCCGCCGGCGACGGCGCTGGCGGGCTCGGCGCGAGAATGCGGTCGCTGTTCGGCCTCTAG
- a CDS encoding 3-dehydroquinate synthase II has translation MTRSVWLKADSEVGDWETRKRRITAGIEAGVDWVLVDEADVDRVSELGAINVAAFTNGDVHVMEAEAEESKADATIVGKDGEGDGTVDLPSDFSGSADLSALRQNGTAPDGGYVRIFDEDYEAFAEAVAAEADFTIVIGENWQIIPLENLIARVGEETDLIAGVKTAEDARTAYETLELGADGVLLDTDDVDEIRKTVEVRDEMGRESLDLEYAEVTAIEQTGSADRVCIDTGSLMEHDEGMLVGSMARGLFFVHAETAESPYVASRPFRVNAGAVHAYVRTPDGGTKYLSELQSGDEVQIVDANGRTREAIVGRAKIEKRPMFRVQAETEDGDRIETLLQNAETIKVHTRDGRAAVTDLEPGDEILVYHEDTATHFGERIEESIIEK, from the coding sequence ATGACTCGAAGCGTCTGGCTCAAAGCCGACAGCGAGGTCGGCGACTGGGAGACACGGAAACGCCGGATAACCGCCGGTATCGAGGCCGGCGTCGACTGGGTACTGGTCGACGAGGCGGACGTCGACCGCGTCTCGGAACTCGGCGCGATAAACGTCGCCGCGTTCACCAACGGGGACGTCCACGTGATGGAGGCCGAGGCCGAGGAATCGAAGGCGGACGCGACCATCGTCGGGAAGGACGGCGAGGGCGACGGCACGGTCGACCTCCCCTCTGACTTCTCCGGCTCCGCGGACCTCTCGGCGCTCCGGCAGAACGGGACCGCCCCCGACGGCGGCTACGTCCGCATCTTCGACGAGGACTACGAGGCTTTCGCCGAGGCGGTCGCCGCCGAAGCCGACTTCACCATCGTCATCGGGGAGAACTGGCAGATAATTCCGCTGGAGAACCTCATCGCCCGCGTCGGCGAGGAGACGGACCTCATCGCCGGCGTCAAGACCGCCGAGGACGCCCGGACGGCCTACGAGACGCTGGAACTCGGGGCCGACGGCGTCCTGCTGGACACCGACGACGTAGACGAGATACGCAAGACCGTCGAGGTCCGGGACGAGATGGGGCGGGAATCCCTCGACCTGGAGTACGCCGAGGTCACCGCCATCGAACAGACCGGCTCCGCCGACCGCGTCTGCATCGACACGGGGAGCCTGATGGAACACGACGAGGGGATGCTCGTGGGCTCGATGGCCCGCGGCCTGTTTTTCGTCCACGCCGAGACGGCCGAATCGCCGTACGTCGCCTCCCGGCCGTTCCGGGTCAACGCCGGGGCCGTCCACGCCTACGTCCGCACCCCCGACGGCGGAACGAAGTACCTCTCGGAGCTCCAGTCGGGCGACGAGGTCCAGATAGTCGACGCGAACGGGCGCACCCGCGAGGCCATCGTCGGCCGCGCGAAAATCGAGAAGCGCCCGATGTTCCGGGTGCAGGCCGAGACCGAGGACGGCGACCGCATCGAGACGCTGCTGCAGAACGCCGAGACCATCAAGGTCCACACCCGCGACGGCCGCGCCGCCGTCACCGACCTCGAACCCGGCGACGAAATCCTCGTCTACCACGAGGACACGGCGACGCACTTCGGCGAGCGAATCGAGGAGAGCATCATCGAGAAGTAG
- a CDS encoding DNA-methyltransferase, with the protein METTHRVRTGDARTLDCPDDSVELVVTSPPYPMIEMWDDIFAELDPDIGAALDRGDGDRAFTLMHDVLDAVWAELKRVLVPGGIACINVGDATRSLEDGFRSYPNHAEITDRLTDHGLRALPDILWRKPTNSGAKFMGSGMVPPNAYPTLEHEHILVFRNGERRRLEPGADRRYESAYFWEERNEWFSDLWELPGETQDIDEGLRDRSGAFPLTVPYRLVSMFSVYGDTVLDPFLGTGTTTLAAMVAGRNSVGVDRDPDLLSALEGRVADAQERSLDIARERLAAHRSWVKQRRADGKEPSYEAEHYDFAVNTKQERRIRLYAVDSVTPTDDGYRASHVPVE; encoded by the coding sequence ATGGAGACGACACACCGGGTTCGAACCGGTGACGCCCGCACGCTCGACTGTCCCGACGACAGCGTCGAACTGGTGGTCACGTCACCACCCTATCCGATGATCGAGATGTGGGACGACATCTTCGCGGAGTTGGACCCCGACATCGGGGCGGCGCTGGACCGCGGCGACGGCGACCGGGCGTTCACCCTGATGCACGACGTGCTCGATGCGGTGTGGGCAGAGTTGAAACGAGTGCTCGTCCCCGGCGGCATCGCCTGTATCAACGTCGGTGACGCGACGCGGTCCCTCGAGGACGGCTTCCGCTCCTACCCGAACCACGCGGAGATAACCGACCGGCTGACCGACCACGGCCTGCGGGCGCTCCCCGACATCCTCTGGCGGAAACCGACCAATAGCGGCGCGAAGTTCATGGGCTCGGGGATGGTGCCGCCGAACGCCTACCCGACCCTGGAACACGAGCACATCCTCGTGTTCCGCAACGGGGAGCGGCGGCGGCTCGAGCCGGGAGCGGACCGCCGCTACGAGAGCGCCTACTTCTGGGAGGAGCGCAACGAGTGGTTCTCCGACCTCTGGGAACTACCCGGCGAGACTCAGGACATAGACGAGGGGCTGCGGGACCGTTCCGGCGCGTTTCCGCTGACGGTGCCGTACCGCCTCGTCTCGATGTTCTCCGTGTACGGCGACACGGTGCTCGACCCGTTTCTCGGCACCGGGACGACGACGCTGGCGGCGATGGTCGCCGGCCGGAACTCCGTCGGCGTGGACCGGGACCCGGACCTGCTGTCGGCGCTCGAAGGCCGGGTCGCCGACGCCCAGGAGCGCTCGCTGGACATCGCCCGCGAGCGACTCGCCGCCCACCGCTCGTGGGTGAAACAGCGGCGCGCCGACGGCAAGGAACCGAGCTACGAAGCCGAACACTACGACTTCGCGGTCAACACGAAACAGGAACGACGGATTCGGCTCTACGCGGTCGACTCGGTCACGCCGACTGACGACGGCTACCGGGCCAGTCACGTGCCGGTCGAGTAA
- a CDS encoding zinc ribbon domain-containing protein produces MTEKGRKRPLLAVVLAFIFPGLGHFYLRKWGRGLLWLGLLFTLSVVFVVTGTIQPVSELTLEAITSSYQARPTEVTIGSVVVTTLNVVDAYWVAVNENQTREIEAGMKCPNCGKELDQDIDFCHWCTTQLETVEPDKQ; encoded by the coding sequence ATGACTGAGAAAGGACGCAAGCGGCCCTTGCTCGCCGTAGTACTTGCGTTCATCTTTCCCGGGCTGGGACACTTCTATCTCCGCAAGTGGGGACGGGGGCTGCTGTGGCTCGGACTCCTGTTTACGCTGTCCGTAGTGTTCGTCGTCACCGGCACCATCCAGCCGGTCTCGGAACTGACGCTGGAGGCCATCACGTCGTCGTATCAGGCCAGGCCCACCGAGGTGACCATCGGCTCGGTCGTGGTGACGACGCTCAACGTCGTCGACGCCTACTGGGTGGCGGTCAACGAGAACCAGACGCGGGAGATAGAAGCGGGCATGAAGTGTCCGAACTGCGGGAAGGAACTCGACCAGGACATCGACTTCTGTCACTGGTGTACGACGCAACTGGAGACGGTCGAACCGGACAAGCAGTAG